One window of Halopseudomonas maritima genomic DNA carries:
- a CDS encoding 3'-5' exonuclease — protein MNPLSWITARRQKLDPEQQARLVALPAPLALDETPLSHARMVVVDLETSGLNVNRDRILSVGAVVVENGSIDLGSQYECTLFQANHRVTESVLIHGIAPSEVAQGVAPVDALLDFMAFADNGVFVAFHAAFDQRMLQRGLRQTLNTRLRHVFLDVAELAPMLCPEATGRKTLDDWQDYFQLHNSQRHHASADALATAEILLILLSRARAQGIQTLAELNARLRHWRRLRQARIGSL, from the coding sequence GTGAACCCGCTCAGCTGGATAACCGCTCGGCGGCAAAAGCTCGACCCCGAGCAGCAGGCGCGGCTGGTCGCCCTGCCCGCCCCGCTGGCACTCGATGAAACACCGCTGAGCCACGCCCGGATGGTGGTGGTGGACCTTGAAACCAGTGGGCTGAACGTAAACCGTGATCGCATTCTGTCGGTCGGCGCCGTGGTGGTAGAGAACGGCAGCATTGATCTGGGCAGTCAGTACGAGTGCACCCTGTTCCAAGCCAACCACCGGGTTACCGAGTCGGTGCTGATCCACGGTATCGCACCCAGCGAGGTCGCTCAGGGTGTCGCGCCGGTCGACGCCTTGCTGGATTTCATGGCGTTTGCTGACAACGGGGTGTTCGTCGCCTTTCATGCCGCCTTTGATCAGCGCATGTTACAACGCGGCCTGCGGCAAACGCTCAACACGCGTCTACGGCACGTGTTCCTTGATGTGGCCGAGCTGGCCCCGATGCTGTGTCCTGAGGCAACCGGCAGGAAAACCCTGGACGACTGGCAGGACTACTTTCAGCTGCACAACAGCCAGCGCCACCATGCATCAGCCGACGCGTTAGCTACGGCTGAAATCCTGCTGATTCTGCTCAGCCGGGCGCGGGCGCAAGGCATTCAGACCCTGGCTGAGCTAAACGCCCGTTTGCGCCACTGGCGCCGCTTGCGACAGGCGCGGATCGGCAGCTTGTAG
- a CDS encoding OmpP1/FadL family transporter, whose translation MNRHAWLKSSVALAVTLAASSANANGLSINEQSASGMGTGFAGRSSSAEDASTLFGNPAGMSRLDRTEISGGFATIFASTDISDAQGALPGSNDGDMVPNAVVPFGYLVSPLNDRWHAGFGVYAPFGVISDYEKGFQGRYHSLYSKVQVITLQPTLSYQVNDWVSVGFGPTINQIKGKLTRNSPHFTAPGVGPDTNVNVRGDDIGYGFNAGVLVDLTEQLRWGLTYHSKVDYTLEGRTRVAESVLPGLNGSYDASLDFTSPESIDTSITWEMDPRWTLYAGATWTRWSRLDKIVIKNEGVNPAYQGHIGAIEEDMQWDDILSWAIGASYQLTPQWVLRAGFTSDPSPTNDTHRTVRVPVSDRQIFSLGAGWDITPDLTLDVAYSYLYESKGEINTSDYTAEFQNSAHGLATQATWRF comes from the coding sequence ATGAACAGACACGCCTGGCTGAAGTCATCCGTTGCCTTGGCCGTCACCCTTGCCGCCTCAAGCGCTAACGCCAATGGCCTGAGCATCAACGAACAAAGCGCGAGTGGCATGGGGACTGGGTTTGCAGGACGCTCATCTTCTGCCGAGGACGCCAGCACGCTGTTTGGCAACCCCGCCGGCATGTCCAGACTGGACAGAACTGAAATCAGTGGTGGTTTTGCCACCATTTTTGCCTCCACCGACATCAGCGATGCCCAAGGCGCTCTGCCCGGCAGCAATGACGGTGATATGGTGCCCAACGCCGTAGTGCCCTTTGGTTATCTGGTCTCTCCGCTGAACGATCGATGGCACGCGGGCTTCGGCGTTTACGCGCCCTTTGGTGTGATCAGCGACTATGAAAAAGGCTTTCAGGGCCGCTACCACAGCTTGTACAGCAAGGTTCAGGTAATCACACTGCAACCGACCCTGAGCTACCAGGTCAATGACTGGGTTTCGGTCGGGTTTGGCCCCACGATCAACCAGATCAAGGGCAAGTTGACCCGCAATTCGCCGCACTTCACTGCGCCGGGCGTTGGCCCCGACACCAACGTGAACGTTCGCGGTGATGATATCGGTTACGGCTTCAATGCCGGCGTGCTGGTTGATTTGACTGAGCAACTGCGTTGGGGGCTGACCTACCACTCCAAAGTGGATTACACCCTGGAAGGCCGCACCCGCGTAGCCGAGTCTGTGTTGCCGGGTCTGAATGGCAGCTATGACGCCAGCCTGGACTTCACATCACCGGAGTCCATCGATACCTCCATCACCTGGGAAATGGACCCGCGCTGGACGCTCTATGCAGGTGCGACCTGGACACGCTGGAGCCGGCTGGACAAGATCGTGATCAAAAACGAAGGTGTTAACCCGGCCTATCAGGGCCACATCGGCGCAATCGAAGAAGACATGCAATGGGACGACATCCTGTCTTGGGCCATCGGCGCCTCCTACCAGTTGACGCCGCAATGGGTGCTGCGCGCAGGCTTTACCTCGGATCCGTCGCCGACTAACGACACCCATCGTACCGTTCGCGTCCCGGTATCCGATCGCCAGATCTTCTCTCTCGGTGCGGGCTGGGATATTACTCCTGACCTGACACTCGACGTGGCCTACTCCTACCTGTACGAGTCCAAAGGCGAGATTAATACCAGCGATTACACAGCTGAATTCCAAAACTCAGCCCACGGCCTGGCTACCCAGGCAACTTGGCGCTTTTAA
- a CDS encoding IS4 family transposase, protein MPIQQQLLDLGELFNFSDLSTFTQNIPVEWVASALNLSAQATIRRRRLPSDQVLWLVLGMALFRDEPVHEVARRLNICAQGLASDQLLARSGVTEARKRLGADPVEHLFRQTAKQWGCERYEGDDWKGLQVFAVDGALLRTPDSPELREHFGSGNTGTERQTPFPMLRLVALMNVRSHVILDAQLSPYRGSEMRLAETFLSQIPDNSVTLFDKGFWGADLLLSVVDGGNNRHWLTPARKNVVMEEVERYSEYDRRVRMKVSPQARKRNPSLPTHWEVREVSYKSHGNIRSLLTSLPVEGYSAKAVAELYLERWEIELGFRDIKSSMQQNAVTLRSKKVELVYQEVWGLLLAYNIIRREASQAAVAFGRAPSDIRFKPACQYIAVQLIVMAAANPVSATGRRLSELRGGVGGLFLDHRPRPARPRTVKISKTRYPVNRKAAPLK, encoded by the coding sequence ATGCCCATTCAGCAGCAATTGCTCGACCTCGGCGAGCTCTTCAACTTCTCTGACCTCAGCACCTTCACTCAGAACATCCCTGTTGAATGGGTTGCGAGCGCGCTCAATTTATCGGCGCAAGCCACCATCAGGCGTCGGCGCCTACCCAGTGACCAAGTACTTTGGCTGGTGCTGGGTATGGCCCTGTTTCGCGACGAGCCAGTGCATGAGGTTGCTAGGCGACTGAACATTTGCGCCCAAGGTTTGGCCTCTGATCAGTTGCTGGCTCGAAGCGGCGTAACTGAAGCACGTAAGCGCTTGGGGGCAGATCCGGTTGAGCACCTGTTCCGCCAGACCGCCAAGCAATGGGGATGCGAGCGATACGAAGGCGATGACTGGAAAGGGTTGCAGGTATTCGCGGTGGATGGCGCACTGCTGCGAACCCCCGACTCGCCCGAGTTGAGGGAGCACTTTGGCTCTGGCAACACAGGTACTGAACGCCAAACGCCTTTTCCGATGCTACGGCTCGTTGCCTTGATGAACGTACGCTCACACGTGATCCTGGATGCCCAACTCAGCCCGTATCGCGGCAGCGAAATGCGCTTGGCCGAGACCTTCCTGAGTCAGATTCCGGACAACTCAGTCACATTGTTCGATAAAGGCTTCTGGGGCGCTGATCTGCTGCTAAGCGTGGTGGATGGAGGCAACAATCGGCATTGGCTGACGCCAGCCCGCAAGAACGTCGTGATGGAGGAAGTCGAGCGTTATAGCGAATACGATCGCCGTGTTCGGATGAAAGTCTCACCTCAGGCCCGCAAGCGGAACCCTAGTCTACCTACGCATTGGGAGGTACGAGAGGTCAGCTATAAAAGCCATGGGAACATCAGGTCACTGCTCACCTCGTTGCCAGTCGAGGGCTACAGCGCAAAGGCCGTCGCTGAGCTGTACTTGGAGCGCTGGGAGATTGAACTCGGCTTTCGCGACATCAAAAGCTCGATGCAGCAGAACGCGGTAACACTGCGAAGCAAGAAGGTTGAGCTGGTTTACCAGGAGGTCTGGGGGCTGTTGCTGGCATACAACATCATTCGGCGAGAGGCTAGTCAAGCGGCTGTGGCCTTTGGTCGAGCACCCTCGGACATACGCTTCAAACCGGCCTGTCAGTACATCGCCGTCCAGCTCATCGTCATGGCTGCAGCGAATCCGGTATCGGCAACAGGTAGAAGGCTATCGGAGCTGCGCGGCGGGGTCGGAGGGTTATTTTTGGATCACCGCCCAAGGCCAGCAAGACCAAGGACGGTGAAGATTTCCAAAACCCGCTACCCGGTAAATCGCAAGGCTGCTCCGCTTAAGTGA
- a CDS encoding sodium:solute symporter family protein, with the protein MDTQTLIYLFVGATFALYIGIAIWSRAGSTSEYYVASKGVHPIANGMATGADWMSAASFISMAGIISFTGYDGSVYLMGWTGGYVLLAMCLAPYLRKFGKFTVPEFVGERYYSQTARVVAVICVIFISFTYVAGQMRGVGIVFSRYLEVDINTGVVIGMAIVFFYAVLGGMKGITYTQVAQYCVMIFAYMVPAIYISMLITGNPIPQLGFGSEVTGTGQSVLERLNGLGAELGFGAYTDGSKSTIDVFFITMALMVGTAGLPHVIVRFFTTPTVRDARKSAGYALLFIAILYTTAPAVAAFARTNLLTSVPNTAYQEVPAWLTTWENAGLIAWQDKNNDGVIQYGPGAPFVGAPKFTDERGANGERLLSNEPTPAATELYVDRDIMVLANPEIAELPGWVVALIAAGGLAAALSTAAGLLLVISTSVSHDLLKSNMAPNITEKQELLAARVAAGVAIAIAGLFGIYPPAFVAQVVAFAFGLAAASFFPVIVMGIFSKRMNKEGAIAGMVVGLTFTFGYIVYYKFIDPTATAEDWWFGISPEGIGTLGMIFNFIAAVVVSSMTKAPPENIQHLIEDIRVPRGAGAAVDH; encoded by the coding sequence ATGGATACCCAAACTTTGATCTATCTGTTTGTCGGGGCGACCTTCGCCCTGTACATAGGTATCGCGATTTGGTCGCGTGCCGGCAGTACCAGCGAGTATTACGTTGCCAGCAAAGGCGTACACCCGATTGCCAACGGTATGGCCACTGGCGCTGACTGGATGTCTGCGGCTTCCTTTATCTCCATGGCCGGTATCATTTCCTTTACCGGGTACGACGGCTCTGTGTACCTGATGGGTTGGACCGGTGGCTACGTGCTGCTAGCCATGTGTTTGGCTCCGTACCTGCGCAAGTTCGGCAAGTTCACTGTGCCGGAGTTTGTCGGTGAGCGTTACTACTCACAGACAGCCCGCGTGGTGGCGGTGATCTGCGTGATCTTCATTTCCTTTACCTATGTGGCAGGCCAGATGCGCGGTGTTGGTATCGTGTTCTCCCGCTACCTGGAAGTGGACATCAACACCGGCGTCGTCATCGGTATGGCCATTGTGTTCTTCTACGCCGTACTCGGCGGCATGAAGGGCATCACCTACACCCAGGTGGCGCAGTACTGCGTGATGATCTTTGCCTACATGGTGCCGGCCATTTACATCTCCATGCTGATTACCGGCAATCCGATCCCGCAGCTGGGCTTTGGTAGCGAGGTGACCGGTACCGGGCAGTCGGTACTGGAGCGTCTGAACGGGCTGGGTGCTGAACTCGGTTTTGGGGCGTACACCGACGGGTCCAAGTCGACCATCGATGTGTTCTTTATCACCATGGCGCTGATGGTAGGTACTGCCGGTCTGCCCCACGTCATCGTTCGCTTCTTCACCACTCCGACCGTGCGTGACGCCCGTAAATCAGCGGGTTATGCGCTGCTGTTCATCGCGATTCTGTACACCACTGCGCCCGCGGTTGCGGCCTTTGCACGTACCAACCTGCTGACCTCGGTGCCCAACACCGCCTATCAGGAAGTACCCGCCTGGCTGACTACCTGGGAAAACGCAGGCCTGATCGCCTGGCAGGATAAGAACAACGATGGCGTGATTCAGTACGGCCCGGGCGCGCCCTTTGTCGGCGCACCGAAGTTCACCGACGAGCGCGGTGCTAATGGCGAACGTCTGCTGAGCAACGAACCCACGCCGGCGGCTACCGAGCTGTATGTTGACCGCGACATCATGGTACTGGCCAACCCGGAAATTGCTGAACTGCCGGGCTGGGTAGTTGCGCTGATTGCTGCCGGTGGTCTAGCGGCGGCGTTGTCTACTGCTGCGGGCTTGCTACTGGTGATTTCGACCTCGGTATCCCATGACCTGCTCAAGAGCAACATGGCACCGAACATTACCGAGAAACAGGAGCTACTGGCAGCGCGGGTGGCGGCAGGTGTGGCGATTGCCATCGCCGGCCTATTCGGGATTTACCCACCAGCCTTTGTGGCGCAGGTGGTCGCCTTTGCCTTCGGCCTGGCAGCGGCCTCGTTCTTCCCGGTCATCGTCATGGGGATCTTCTCCAAGCGCATGAACAAGGAAGGGGCCATCGCCGGTATGGTTGTCGGTCTGACCTTCACCTTCGGTTATATCGTTTACTACAAGTTCATCGACCCGACTGCAACGGCCGAAGACTGGTGGTTTGGTATTTCACCGGAAGGCATTGGTACCCTGGGCATGATCTTCAACTTTATCGCTGCGGTAGTGGTGTCTTCCATGACCAAGGCGCCGCCGGAGAATATTCAGCATCTGATCGAGGACATTCGTGTCCCGCGTGGTGCCGGAGCTGCGGTGGACCACTAA
- a CDS encoding DUF4212 domain-containing protein, protein MSMSKEEAARSYWRENLKLMMTLLVVWFVVSFGAGVLFVDQLNAIAFFGFPLGFWFAQQGSIYAFVLLIFVYVWKMNQLDRKYDFHEE, encoded by the coding sequence ATGTCCATGTCAAAAGAAGAGGCGGCGCGCAGTTACTGGCGTGAAAACCTCAAGCTCATGATGACGCTGCTGGTCGTCTGGTTTGTGGTCTCGTTCGGTGCTGGAGTGCTGTTTGTCGATCAACTCAATGCCATTGCCTTTTTCGGTTTCCCGTTAGGCTTCTGGTTCGCCCAGCAGGGCTCCATCTATGCCTTCGTGCTGCTCATCTTCGTGTACGTCTGGAAGATGAATCAGCTCGATCGCAAATACGACTTCCACGAAGAATAA
- a CDS encoding spinster family MFS transporter has translation MSAVIGGENKGHGQLAGYGSKAYRNYVLLALTLIYILNFVDRALLAVVGPDLVPDLKITDTQFGLLTGFGFALLYTAVGIPLARFADVGHRVWIMTVCVALWSLMTAACGLATEVTIGSITIGAFWILLICRVGVGIGEAGCTPPANSLIADYFIPRERSQALGFYAMGVTLGTMFANLIGGWVTDMFDWRTAFFVVGLPGLLVAIVFKLTVKEPPRGYTDPPKTETKERANLKEAIHELMGKPAFWLMTAGATIAAFCGYGISSFQSLFLVRTYEITAGQAAIWINTPVALSAAIGTFATGWLATRIYKKHPGAIAWVPAAGLTLSVPFYIFAFTTDSLLYAAIGLVIGGFVKYGYLAAQYTIGQGVVSMRVRAMATAVMLLLVNLLGYGFGPLFIGAVSDIFFTSGVAELGVAAGELARNQCHPAVVGQLSENLQQVCGQVYAQSLQTSMVIMACLYAVSGLCFLLTWRRLDKDMVDRQGEKPATA, from the coding sequence ATGAGTGCCGTCATTGGCGGAGAAAACAAGGGGCACGGCCAGTTGGCCGGCTACGGGTCCAAGGCGTACCGCAACTATGTGCTGTTGGCGTTAACCCTGATTTACATCCTGAACTTCGTCGACCGCGCCCTGCTTGCGGTCGTCGGCCCCGATCTGGTGCCGGATCTCAAAATTACCGATACCCAATTTGGGCTACTCACCGGCTTCGGTTTCGCTCTGCTTTACACCGCCGTGGGTATCCCGCTGGCGCGCTTTGCCGATGTTGGCCATCGCGTATGGATCATGACCGTCTGCGTGGCGCTGTGGTCGCTGATGACCGCCGCCTGCGGCCTGGCAACGGAAGTAACCATTGGCTCGATAACCATCGGCGCGTTCTGGATCCTGCTGATATGCCGGGTTGGCGTGGGCATTGGTGAGGCAGGCTGTACTCCGCCGGCCAACTCCCTGATCGCGGATTACTTTATCCCCCGTGAGCGTTCCCAGGCGCTGGGCTTCTACGCCATGGGCGTCACGCTCGGCACCATGTTCGCGAACCTGATTGGTGGCTGGGTCACCGACATGTTCGACTGGCGCACCGCCTTCTTCGTTGTCGGTTTGCCGGGCCTGCTGGTCGCCATTGTTTTCAAGCTGACGGTCAAGGAGCCACCGCGCGGCTACACCGATCCGCCGAAAACCGAGACAAAGGAACGCGCCAACCTGAAGGAGGCAATCCACGAGCTGATGGGTAAGCCCGCGTTCTGGCTGATGACCGCCGGTGCCACCATCGCCGCCTTCTGTGGCTACGGTATTTCCTCATTCCAGTCGCTCTTTCTGGTCCGCACCTACGAAATTACCGCCGGACAGGCCGCTATCTGGATCAACACTCCGGTCGCCCTGTCCGCCGCCATTGGCACCTTCGCCACCGGCTGGCTGGCGACCCGGATTTATAAGAAGCATCCGGGGGCGATCGCCTGGGTACCGGCGGCCGGCCTGACACTGTCTGTGCCCTTCTACATTTTTGCCTTCACCACTGACAGCCTGCTCTACGCAGCCATCGGCCTGGTCATTGGCGGCTTTGTGAAATACGGCTATCTGGCTGCTCAGTACACCATTGGCCAGGGTGTGGTCAGCATGCGTGTGCGCGCCATGGCCACGGCAGTGATGCTGCTGCTGGTCAACCTGCTTGGATACGGCTTTGGTCCGCTATTTATCGGCGCGGTTTCCGACATTTTCTTCACATCCGGCGTTGCCGAGCTTGGTGTCGCAGCGGGTGAGCTGGCGCGTAATCAATGCCACCCGGCAGTAGTCGGTCAGTTGAGTGAGAACCTGCAGCAGGTTTGTGGGCAGGTCTATGCGCAAAGCCTGCAAACGTCCATGGTCATCATGGCTTGCCTCTACGCGGTTAGCGGGCTGTGCTTCCTGTTGACCTGGCGCCGCCTGGACAAGGATATGGTGGACAGACAAGGTGAAAAGCCGGCCACCGCGTAA
- a CDS encoding DUF4197 domain-containing protein, with translation MKRLLTFVTTLLLASNALALSLSDLSQQDTASGLKDALTQGARAAVEELGQSGGFSDNPQLRIELPGKLGAASRTLKMMGMGGQLTQLEDSMNRAAEAAVPQAQDILVNAISSMSLGDAKTILTGPADAATRYLEGSSREQIKALFLPVVKQATDQVGLAQQYNAFAQQAAGFGVVEQSSANIENYVAEQALDGLFEVIAEQEASIRQDPAAAATSVARKVFGVL, from the coding sequence ATGAAGCGACTGCTAACCTTTGTTACTACCCTGTTGTTGGCCAGCAACGCACTGGCGTTGTCCTTGTCGGACCTTAGCCAGCAGGATACCGCCAGCGGCTTGAAGGACGCCCTCACCCAGGGCGCGCGCGCCGCCGTAGAAGAGCTAGGCCAGTCCGGTGGTTTCAGCGATAACCCACAGCTGCGTATCGAGCTGCCGGGCAAGCTGGGGGCGGCCTCGCGCACGCTCAAAATGATGGGCATGGGTGGCCAGCTTACGCAGCTGGAGGACAGCATGAACCGCGCCGCTGAGGCCGCGGTTCCTCAAGCTCAGGACATTCTGGTTAACGCCATCAGCAGCATGAGTCTGGGCGATGCCAAAACCATTCTGACCGGCCCTGCTGATGCGGCCACCCGCTATCTGGAGGGCAGCAGCCGAGAGCAAATCAAGGCGCTGTTTCTGCCGGTGGTCAAGCAAGCCACCGACCAGGTCGGGCTGGCTCAACAGTACAATGCCTTTGCCCAGCAGGCCGCCGGCTTTGGGGTGGTTGAGCAAAGCAGCGCAAATATCGAGAACTACGTAGCCGAACAGGCGCTGGACGGTCTATTCGAGGTCATCGCAGAGCAGGAAGCCAGCATCCGCCAAGACCCGGCGGCCGCAGCCACCAGCGTGGCGCGCAAGGTCTTTGGCGTGCTCTGA
- a CDS encoding serine hydrolase domain-containing protein: MTLMHGFQPRATRRLHAAADNAPDLPAPDSVRYEQLGYMHGFPPSPEKQVTRGDYLVQYPKLRWAFQHMRELIPSRQVRRGAKAVSALEAGEDLSAAINALPVELRDGSTIDFAEFLQRSYTDACIILHRGKIIFEHYPNQPDPLSPHMLWSVTKSFTGLIAALLVAEGRLDAQAQVTDIIPELADSGWRGASVQQVLDMTADVKYSEVYADGTSDVIHYGLSAGITQSPDWNGPTSLYGYLPSIGPAREHGRYFAYRTVHTEVLGWLIRRASGKDVASLIGERIWSKLGAEEDALVLLDPTGTEWAGAGLNATLRDLARFAEMLRGGGRWNGEQIIPKAIIDDIRGGADKAAFADFGRRGMEGYSYHNQWWISHNPDGVYEAMGVHGQLIHINPAAELTLVRTASHPIASNEFTYEMTRSALEALAAHVRKAGC, from the coding sequence ATGACTCTGATGCATGGCTTTCAACCACGCGCCACCCGCCGTCTGCACGCAGCGGCCGATAACGCCCCCGATCTGCCAGCGCCCGACAGCGTGCGCTACGAGCAGCTTGGTTACATGCACGGCTTTCCGCCTTCGCCGGAGAAGCAGGTAACGCGTGGCGACTACCTGGTGCAGTACCCTAAACTGCGCTGGGCCTTCCAACACATGCGCGAGCTGATTCCCTCCCGGCAAGTCCGGCGCGGCGCGAAGGCGGTAAGCGCATTGGAAGCCGGTGAGGATCTGAGCGCAGCTATCAATGCACTGCCAGTTGAGCTACGTGATGGCAGTACCATCGACTTTGCTGAATTTCTGCAGCGCAGCTACACCGACGCCTGCATCATCCTGCACCGTGGCAAGATCATCTTTGAGCACTACCCCAACCAGCCAGACCCGCTGAGCCCGCACATGCTGTGGTCGGTCACCAAGTCCTTTACCGGGCTGATTGCCGCGCTGCTGGTGGCGGAGGGTAGGCTGGATGCCCAGGCGCAGGTAACCGATATCATCCCGGAGCTGGCAGACTCCGGTTGGCGCGGCGCCAGCGTGCAGCAGGTGCTGGATATGACGGCGGACGTCAAGTATTCGGAAGTGTACGCCGACGGCACTTCCGATGTGATTCATTACGGCCTGTCTGCCGGCATCACCCAATCACCGGACTGGAACGGGCCGACCAGCCTGTACGGATATCTGCCAAGCATTGGGCCGGCACGTGAACACGGACGCTACTTTGCCTATCGCACCGTGCATACCGAGGTGCTGGGCTGGCTGATTCGTCGCGCCAGCGGCAAAGATGTCGCCAGCCTGATTGGCGAGCGCATCTGGAGCAAGCTCGGCGCCGAGGAGGACGCGCTCGTGCTGCTCGACCCAACCGGCACCGAATGGGCTGGCGCCGGCCTGAACGCCACCCTGCGCGACCTGGCGCGCTTTGCCGAGATGCTGCGCGGCGGTGGACGCTGGAACGGCGAGCAGATCATCCCCAAGGCGATTATCGACGACATTCGTGGCGGCGCAGACAAAGCAGCCTTTGCCGACTTTGGCCGGCGCGGCATGGAAGGGTACTCCTATCACAATCAGTGGTGGATCAGTCACAACCCTGATGGCGTGTATGAGGCGATGGGCGTACACGGCCAACTGATTCATATCAATCCGGCCGCCGAACTGACCCTGGTGCGCACCGCCTCGCACCCGATTGCCAGCAACGAATTTACCTACGAAATGACCCGCAGCGCACTGGAAGCGCTGGCTGCGCATGTGCGCAAGGCTGGCTGCTGA